A genomic stretch from Acidobacteriota bacterium includes:
- a CDS encoding TonB-dependent receptor: MRLTPPLYAWGRRWAAAVILVLAGASLSGAQTKGGRIQGYVFDQTQAVIPGVTVTALDQERDVERETVSSPLGKYVFSHVMPGLYTLRFEADGFLPYVAENFEVRVGETAAFSPELTLGAATKSIVVSAVAERPAIDTHQTTQADYIDSVRIENLPINRRDYLDLALLTPGVVSTNDMVDDRDGRIVVTPHSGLGIGGGSGRNNTFMLDGLNNVFDTGTVRSTVTQAAVQEFQVNRNTFSAELGGAPGGAINIVTKGGTSQLHGSLFGLLRNRHVQARNYFDPEKSAYTRAQSGASIGGPLGREGTFFYGAYERLDRHESVFVPLLRDDSFLYELPPSQQGLMAGLGAAGLIPPPLLDEFAAALTPGNYPHVVSLFEQNSGVFPFGEERQQFLGRFDHTVGDGHTLFTRVNWTGSDSENTQFGSLVSNSRGRSAHTNDFGVALGNTLLINPELASETLLGFNYHDFGVFPTDPYGPAIDINGFGLFGRNLILPARVVERAGQVRQNFTRTSGPHTYKFGVDAGGSRFSVRSETFFGGSFQFGEAIPLYVIIDNAIGGGGAQLLQGALTAFGQPQHAAAIDEPISSLQAYALGLPLIYQQGFGEPYWIGWKNYFNFFAEASWRLRPNLQLTLGGRHEFEVKTQFPTDKNNVAPRLGFAWSPDPRMVVRGGFGIYYARIDSHITYIRELLGEQGRIFQVFIPLTGLEGINSALTGDLLTSAEIYHTALQRGILGTRSITAQDLAIHGIDPGPGLPLRVQFDVADDTVNPYSQQASLEIQREVADGYTVSLGYNFNRGVHIIRPLDTNVYQAGTNELGRPIVGFHNPLVLQNNIYGSWANSSYHAFMAQFRKRFFDGFTLSAHYTWSKTMDENTDYNSAFQPHLQWDARSEWALSAFHRKHNFVAYTVVDLPWRSGTGRGFGHALIRDFTVSAIMSARSGAPFNLNSGFDSVGDRHVDTHRPWGVGRNVGIGPDFFSVDLRLNREIPLTETWTLGLIAEAFNLFNRTNFKQINSTVGDVSIDELPSRLVGRRGPVTEPFSFTSAFDPRQFQLSLRLNF; the protein is encoded by the coding sequence ATGCGATTGACACCACCACTCTACGCCTGGGGCCGTCGATGGGCGGCAGCCGTCATTCTGGTTCTGGCCGGCGCCTCCCTGTCGGGCGCCCAGACCAAGGGCGGCCGCATCCAGGGGTACGTGTTCGATCAGACGCAAGCCGTCATACCGGGCGTCACCGTGACGGCCTTGGACCAGGAACGCGATGTGGAGCGGGAAACCGTCAGCTCCCCGCTGGGCAAGTATGTCTTCAGCCACGTCATGCCTGGGCTCTACACGCTGCGTTTCGAGGCGGACGGTTTTCTCCCCTACGTGGCCGAGAACTTCGAGGTCCGCGTGGGAGAGACCGCGGCCTTTTCGCCGGAGCTGACCCTGGGCGCGGCCACCAAGAGCATCGTGGTTTCAGCCGTAGCCGAGCGCCCGGCGATCGACACCCATCAGACGACGCAGGCCGACTATATCGACTCCGTCCGCATCGAGAACCTCCCCATCAACCGCCGGGACTACCTGGACTTGGCTCTGCTGACCCCGGGAGTGGTCAGCACCAACGACATGGTCGATGACCGGGACGGCCGCATCGTGGTCACGCCGCATTCCGGGCTGGGCATCGGGGGGGGCAGCGGGCGGAACAATACCTTCATGCTGGACGGCTTGAACAACGTCTTCGACACGGGAACGGTTCGCTCCACCGTCACCCAGGCGGCGGTGCAGGAGTTCCAGGTGAACCGCAACACGTTCTCGGCCGAGCTGGGCGGGGCGCCGGGCGGCGCCATCAACATCGTGACCAAGGGCGGAACCAGCCAGTTGCACGGCAGCCTGTTCGGGCTGCTCCGCAACCGCCACGTGCAGGCCCGCAACTACTTCGATCCGGAGAAGTCGGCCTACACGCGAGCGCAGAGCGGCGCCTCCATCGGCGGACCGCTGGGCCGGGAGGGGACGTTTTTCTACGGCGCCTACGAACGGCTGGACCGCCACGAATCGGTCTTCGTTCCGCTGCTGCGGGACGACTCGTTTCTCTACGAGCTGCCGCCCTCGCAGCAGGGCCTGATGGCGGGTCTGGGCGCGGCGGGGCTGATCCCGCCGCCGCTGCTGGACGAGTTTGCGGCAGCGCTGACTCCTGGGAACTACCCCCACGTCGTCTCCCTGTTCGAGCAAAACAGCGGGGTGTTTCCGTTCGGGGAGGAACGCCAGCAGTTCCTAGGGCGTTTCGACCACACGGTGGGGGATGGACACACGCTGTTCACCCGGGTCAACTGGACCGGCTCCGACAGCGAGAATACGCAGTTCGGATCGCTGGTCTCAAACAGCCGCGGCCGGAGTGCCCACACCAACGATTTCGGGGTGGCACTGGGCAATACGCTGCTGATCAACCCGGAATTGGCCAGCGAAACCCTCCTGGGATTCAACTATCACGACTTCGGCGTGTTTCCGACCGACCCCTATGGCCCGGCGATCGACATCAACGGGTTCGGCCTGTTCGGACGGAACCTGATCCTGCCGGCCCGCGTCGTGGAACGCGCCGGCCAGGTGCGGCAGAATTTCACCCGAACTTCCGGCCCGCATACCTACAAGTTCGGCGTCGACGCCGGGGGCTCGCGTTTCAGCGTCAGGTCGGAGACCTTCTTTGGAGGGAGCTTTCAGTTTGGCGAGGCGATACCGCTCTACGTCATAATCGATAACGCCATCGGCGGAGGGGGGGCGCAACTCCTGCAGGGCGCTCTGACGGCGTTCGGACAGCCCCAGCATGCGGCCGCGATCGACGAACCGATCTCCTCCCTGCAGGCCTATGCCCTGGGGCTGCCGCTCATTTACCAGCAAGGCTTCGGCGAGCCCTACTGGATCGGATGGAAGAACTATTTCAACTTCTTCGCCGAAGCCTCCTGGCGCCTGAGACCCAATCTGCAACTGACGCTGGGCGGCCGTCACGAGTTCGAGGTCAAGACCCAATTCCCGACCGACAAGAACAACGTTGCGCCCAGGCTGGGTTTCGCCTGGAGCCCCGATCCAAGGATGGTGGTACGCGGGGGCTTCGGAATCTATTACGCCAGGATCGATAGCCATATCACCTACATCCGGGAATTGCTGGGAGAGCAGGGACGGATCTTCCAGGTGTTCATCCCGCTGACCGGGTTGGAGGGAATCAACAGCGCGCTGACCGGCGATCTGCTTACCTCGGCAGAGATTTACCACACCGCCCTGCAGCGGGGCATCCTGGGGACCCGTTCCATCACGGCTCAGGACCTGGCCATCCACGGGATCGATCCGGGACCGGGGCTTCCGCTGCGGGTGCAGTTCGATGTGGCCGACGACACCGTCAATCCCTATTCCCAGCAGGCCAGCCTCGAGATCCAGCGCGAGGTGGCCGACGGCTACACCGTCTCGCTGGGATACAACTTCAACCGGGGGGTGCACATCATCCGCCCCCTGGACACCAACGTCTACCAGGCGGGAACCAACGAGCTGGGACGCCCCATCGTGGGCTTTCACAATCCGCTGGTGCTGCAGAACAACATCTACGGCAGTTGGGCCAATTCCTCCTACCACGCCTTTATGGCCCAGTTCCGGAAACGCTTCTTCGACGGATTCACCCTCTCGGCCCACTACACCTGGAGCAAGACCATGGACGAGAACACCGACTACAATTCTGCGTTCCAGCCGCACTTGCAGTGGGACGCCAGGTCGGAGTGGGCGCTTTCCGCCTTCCACCGGAAACACAACTTCGTGGCCTACACCGTGGTGGATCTCCCCTGGAGATCGGGCACCGGCAGAGGATTCGGTCACGCCCTGATCCGGGACTTCACGGTCTCGGCCATCATGAGCGCCCGCTCGGGTGCTCCCTTCAATCTCAACTCGGGCTTCGACAGCGTGGGTGACCGCCATGTCGACACCCACCGTCCCTGGGGCGTAGGCCGCAATGTGGGCATTGGGCCCGACTTCTTCTCCGTCGACCTCCGGCTGAACCGGGAGATTCCGCTGACCGAGACCTGGACTCTGGGGCTGATCGCCGAGGCCTTCAATCTGTTCAACCGCACCAACTTCAAGCAAATCAACAGCACGGTCGGCGACGTGAGCATCGATGAACTCCCCTCCCGGCTGGTAGGCCGCCGGGGACCGGTCACCGAGCCCTTCTCCTTCACCTCGGCATTCGATCCGAGACAGTTCCAGTTGTCGCTGCGCCTGAATTTCTGA
- a CDS encoding nucleoside-binding protein has protein sequence MARHPFRTGLLRWIATACLVLAATATAASQAEFHYQYGKLANPFSGAQENTSILTVQHATGWKLGDSFFFLDILNDGLQDGFNDKDLYGEWYPTLSLGKVSGKKFQLGPIRDISIIGGINFGADANVFKYLPGVRASWKVPGFAFLNTDVMAYIDGNSGAASGGAPRTSNSFTVDVNWALPFRVGGQSFLMGGHAEYVGASTDEFGNRVKGWVLAQPQLTWDLGAAFGAANHLLVGIEYQYWRNKLGVEEDEYAPQLLLIWRF, from the coding sequence GTGGCCCGACACCCCTTCCGGACCGGACTGCTGAGATGGATTGCGACCGCCTGCCTGGTGCTGGCGGCCACGGCCACGGCAGCCAGCCAGGCCGAATTCCACTACCAGTACGGCAAGCTCGCCAACCCCTTCTCCGGCGCTCAGGAGAATACCTCCATCCTGACCGTGCAGCATGCGACCGGATGGAAGTTGGGAGACAGTTTCTTTTTCCTCGACATTCTCAACGACGGACTCCAGGACGGTTTCAACGACAAGGACCTCTACGGCGAATGGTACCCGACCCTGAGCCTCGGCAAGGTATCCGGCAAGAAGTTCCAACTGGGACCGATCCGGGATATCTCCATCATCGGCGGCATCAACTTCGGCGCCGACGCCAACGTCTTCAAATATCTGCCCGGCGTGCGAGCCTCCTGGAAGGTGCCGGGCTTTGCCTTCCTCAACACCGACGTGATGGCATACATCGACGGGAACAGCGGAGCCGCCAGCGGTGGCGCGCCCCGGACCAGCAACAGCTTCACGGTCGACGTCAATTGGGCGCTGCCGTTCCGAGTGGGCGGCCAATCCTTCCTGATGGGCGGTCATGCCGAGTATGTGGGTGCGAGCACGGACGAGTTCGGCAACCGTGTCAAAGGGTGGGTTCTGGCGCAGCCCCAACTCACCTGGGATCTGGGCGCCGCCTTCGGAGCGGCAAATCACTTGCTGGTGGGAATCGAGTACCAGTACTGGCGCAACAAACTGGGTGTGGAGGAAGACGAGTACGCCCCGCAGCTGCTGCTGATCTGGCGGTTTTGA